From a region of the Pseudoclavibacter endophyticus genome:
- the ftsW gene encoding putative lipid II flippase FtsW: MTGTVPPRSPASTTRTGTRATTPTGRTTQPITEGTDARRGGAPGASRPNGSGQSADRPTGLRAVTVSLGRRFSEGDRDVSLLIAVTLALVVYGLVMVLSSSSVEEFAAGNSISDKFVRQGLFALVGVPLMLIASRLPERFWSAMAWPLLVVGVALQALVLTPLGYEVNGNRAWIDLAGFSMQPAEVLKIALIVWLASVISRKEKLLNDWRHAFIPVVPVLVIAIGIALLTKDLGTVMVIAVCVLGALFCGGFPLTYLALGGIAAAGMSIVFAATSPNRVARISAFYTGDCDYEDLCWQSTHGLYALSAGGFFGVGLGNSRAKWSWLPEADNDFIFAIVGEEFGLVGALVMIALFVALAVLMVRLLVRSTSTFRRTIIGGVLVWLLFQGFVNIAVVLGLLPVLGVPLPLVSSGGSALLTTLGAIGIVLAMAHADTNETAARSRPRSGEGARRTSPTASRARER, translated from the coding sequence ATGACCGGGACAGTGCCCCCGAGATCACCCGCATCGACGACGCGAACCGGAACGCGGGCCACGACCCCGACGGGCCGAACGACGCAGCCGATCACTGAGGGAACCGACGCACGGCGGGGCGGGGCGCCCGGAGCGAGTCGGCCGAACGGCAGCGGGCAGAGTGCCGACCGCCCCACGGGGCTCCGCGCGGTCACCGTCTCGCTGGGCCGTCGCTTCTCCGAGGGCGACCGCGACGTCTCGCTGCTGATCGCGGTCACGCTCGCGCTCGTGGTCTACGGGCTCGTCATGGTGCTCTCGAGCTCCTCGGTCGAGGAGTTCGCGGCAGGCAACAGTATCTCCGACAAGTTCGTCAGACAGGGGCTCTTCGCGCTCGTCGGCGTGCCACTCATGCTCATCGCCTCGCGTCTGCCGGAGCGATTCTGGAGCGCCATGGCGTGGCCTCTCCTCGTCGTCGGCGTCGCCCTGCAGGCGCTCGTGCTCACGCCCCTCGGTTACGAGGTGAACGGGAACCGAGCCTGGATCGACCTCGCGGGGTTCTCGATGCAGCCGGCCGAGGTGCTCAAGATCGCCCTCATCGTGTGGCTCGCGTCGGTGATCAGCCGGAAGGAGAAGCTGCTGAACGACTGGCGGCACGCCTTCATCCCCGTCGTGCCGGTGCTCGTGATCGCCATCGGGATCGCGCTGCTGACGAAAGACCTCGGCACGGTCATGGTGATCGCCGTGTGTGTGCTCGGCGCGCTGTTCTGCGGGGGCTTCCCACTCACGTACCTCGCGCTCGGCGGAATTGCCGCGGCGGGCATGTCGATCGTCTTCGCGGCGACGAGCCCCAACCGCGTCGCCCGCATCAGTGCCTTCTACACGGGTGACTGCGATTACGAGGACCTGTGCTGGCAATCGACGCACGGGCTCTATGCCCTGTCGGCCGGCGGATTCTTCGGCGTCGGGCTCGGGAATTCCCGGGCGAAGTGGTCGTGGCTCCCCGAGGCCGACAACGACTTCATCTTCGCCATCGTCGGGGAGGAGTTCGGTCTCGTGGGCGCCCTCGTTATGATCGCGCTGTTCGTTGCGCTGGCGGTGCTCATGGTCCGGCTGCTCGTGCGGAGCACGAGCACGTTCCGTCGAACCATCATCGGCGGGGTCCTCGTGTGGCTCCTGTTCCAGGGGTTCGTGAACATCGCCGTCGTGCTCGGGCTGCTCCCCGTGCTCGGCGTCCCGCTTCCCCTCGTGTCGTCGGGGGGCTCGGCGCTGCTTACGACGCTCGGCGCGATCGGTATCGTCTTAGCCATGGCCCACGCCGACACGAACGAGACCGCCGCCCGCTCACGGCCCCGATCCGGCGAAGGTGCTCGCCGAACCTCGCCGACCGCATCGCGAGCGCGCGAGCGATGA
- the murD gene encoding UDP-N-acetylmuramoyl-L-alanine--D-glutamate ligase yields MVVTGVSASPSALTSWHDDWRGLRVAVLGLGVTGFSVADTLAELGASVLVIAGAHDDDRERILEVLGVPVVVRTPLDVVPDELAAFEPELVVASPGFAPHHPLMRWAADRELPIWGDIELAWRLRDKTGRVAEWLCVTGTNGKTTTTQLTAHMLHTAGMRAVPCGNIGTPILDAIRDPQGYDVLVVELSSYQLHSITSVAPTSSVVLNLADDHLDWHGSAEAYRLAKGRVYEHTRIACVYNLADDATRRLVEDAEVQEGCRAIGFGLGTPGPSDLGVVDGVLIDRAFLEERRTSALELATVEELRAVGLGAGHLVQNTLAAAALARSIGVAPEHIHDALATFAVDRHRNELVGERDGVAWVDDSKATNAHAANASLHAYPSVVWVVGGLLKGVDLSPLVAKHATRLRAAVVIGADRAAVGAAFAQHAPDVPVHLIDVTDTDDVMPRVIACAEAIAQPGDTVLLAPAAASMDQFISYSDRGQRFAAAVRSAWEAESHDRDSAPEITRIDDANRNAGHDPDGPNDAADH; encoded by the coding sequence ATGGTGGTCACTGGCGTGAGCGCCAGCCCGAGCGCACTCACGAGCTGGCACGACGACTGGCGCGGCCTGCGGGTCGCCGTGCTCGGGCTCGGCGTGACCGGGTTCTCCGTGGCCGACACCCTCGCCGAGCTCGGGGCCTCGGTCCTCGTCATCGCCGGCGCGCACGACGACGATCGGGAGCGAATCCTCGAGGTGCTCGGGGTGCCCGTCGTCGTGCGGACGCCCCTCGACGTCGTGCCGGACGAGCTCGCCGCCTTCGAGCCGGAGCTCGTCGTCGCTTCGCCCGGCTTCGCGCCCCACCACCCGCTGATGCGGTGGGCAGCAGACCGCGAGCTGCCGATCTGGGGCGACATCGAACTCGCGTGGCGCCTGCGCGACAAAACCGGCCGCGTCGCCGAATGGCTGTGCGTCACGGGAACCAACGGGAAGACCACGACGACGCAGCTAACCGCCCACATGCTGCACACCGCCGGCATGCGCGCCGTGCCCTGCGGCAACATCGGCACGCCGATCCTCGACGCCATTCGCGACCCGCAGGGGTATGACGTGCTCGTCGTGGAGCTCTCGAGCTACCAGCTGCACTCGATCACCTCCGTCGCGCCCACGTCCTCCGTGGTGTTGAACCTCGCCGACGACCACCTCGATTGGCACGGTTCTGCTGAGGCCTATCGCCTCGCCAAGGGCCGCGTCTACGAGCACACGCGCATCGCCTGCGTGTACAACCTCGCCGACGACGCCACGAGGCGACTCGTCGAGGACGCCGAGGTGCAGGAGGGATGCCGCGCCATCGGCTTCGGCCTCGGAACACCGGGCCCAAGCGACCTCGGCGTCGTCGACGGCGTCCTGATCGACCGTGCCTTTCTCGAAGAGCGGCGCACGAGCGCGCTCGAGCTCGCGACCGTCGAGGAGCTGCGCGCCGTCGGTCTCGGCGCGGGGCACCTCGTGCAGAACACGCTCGCTGCGGCGGCGCTGGCCCGCAGCATCGGTGTCGCGCCCGAGCACATCCACGACGCCCTCGCGACCTTCGCCGTCGACCGGCACCGGAACGAGCTCGTCGGCGAGCGCGACGGTGTCGCCTGGGTCGACGATTCCAAGGCGACGAACGCGCACGCCGCCAATGCCTCGCTGCACGCCTACCCCAGCGTCGTGTGGGTCGTCGGCGGACTCCTCAAGGGCGTCGACCTCTCACCGCTGGTCGCGAAGCACGCGACACGCCTCCGTGCGGCCGTCGTCATCGGCGCTGACAGGGCGGCCGTCGGAGCCGCGTTCGCGCAACACGCGCCCGACGTCCCCGTCCATCTGATCGACGTGACCGACACTGATGACGTCATGCCGCGCGTCATCGCCTGTGCGGAGGCGATCGCCCAGCCGGGCGACACGGTGCTCCTCGCGCCAGCCGCGGCATCGATGGACCAGTTCATCAGCTACAGCGATCGCGGCCAGAGATTCGCGGCCGCCGTGCGCAGCGCGTGGGAGGCCGAGTCGCATGACCGGGACAGTGCCCCCGAGATCACCCGCATCGACGACGCGAACCGGAACGCGGGCCACGACCCCGACGGGCCGAACGACGCAGCCGATCACTGA
- the mraY gene encoding phospho-N-acetylmuramoyl-pentapeptide-transferase, with translation MIGVLVAGSVGLLFTLFATPLFVKLFHRLQWGQFIREDGPKGHHSKRGTASMGGIVFTIGAVLGYFVACLVTWDPPAASGLLVLGMMVGLAVIGFIDDYMKVRQKQSLGIGGWTKIAGQVVVASVFAIVGLQFVNESGVRPISSSVSFIRDLPIDFMSLGVIAGTVLLVVWIVLITTATSNAVNVTDGLDGLATGASIISIGSFGFIAYWQFNQLCGTPRVASAVEAACYDVYAPLDVAVAAAAIVGALIGFLWWNTSPAQIFMGDTGSLGLGGALAALAVVTRTELLLVFIGGLFVVTTGSVIVQRIYFKLTGGKRIFLMSPIHHHFELKGWAEVTIVVRFWIIAGIFAAIGLGLFYAEWWSLA, from the coding sequence GTGATCGGCGTTCTGGTCGCCGGTTCCGTCGGCCTGCTGTTCACGCTCTTCGCGACCCCCCTCTTCGTCAAACTGTTCCACCGCCTCCAGTGGGGCCAGTTCATCCGGGAGGACGGCCCCAAGGGTCACCACTCGAAGCGCGGCACTGCCTCGATGGGTGGCATCGTCTTCACGATCGGTGCGGTGCTCGGTTACTTCGTCGCGTGCCTCGTGACCTGGGACCCCCCGGCGGCGTCAGGGCTGCTCGTGCTCGGCATGATGGTCGGCCTCGCCGTCATCGGCTTCATCGACGACTACATGAAGGTCAGGCAGAAGCAGAGCCTCGGCATCGGCGGGTGGACCAAGATCGCCGGTCAGGTCGTCGTCGCCTCGGTCTTCGCGATCGTCGGTCTGCAGTTCGTGAACGAATCGGGCGTGCGCCCGATCTCTTCGAGCGTCTCGTTCATCCGCGACCTGCCGATCGACTTCATGTCGCTCGGCGTCATCGCCGGCACGGTGCTGCTCGTCGTCTGGATCGTGCTCATCACGACCGCGACCTCGAACGCCGTGAACGTCACCGACGGCCTCGACGGTCTCGCGACCGGGGCATCCATCATCTCGATCGGGTCGTTCGGCTTCATCGCCTATTGGCAGTTCAACCAGCTGTGCGGGACGCCGCGCGTGGCGAGCGCTGTCGAGGCGGCCTGCTACGACGTGTACGCGCCGCTCGATGTGGCCGTCGCAGCTGCAGCGATCGTCGGGGCGCTCATCGGCTTCCTGTGGTGGAACACGTCGCCCGCTCAGATCTTCATGGGCGACACCGGCTCGCTCGGCCTCGGCGGCGCGCTCGCCGCACTGGCGGTGGTCACGCGCACCGAGCTGCTGCTCGTCTTCATCGGCGGCCTGTTCGTCGTCACGACCGGCTCCGTCATCGTGCAGCGGATCTACTTCAAGCTCACGGGCGGTAAACGCATCTTCCTCATGAGCCCCATCCATCATCATTTCGAGTTGAAGGGATGGGCCGAGGTCACGATCGTCGTGCGGTTCTGGATCATCGCCGGCATCTTCGCCGCGATCGGTCTCGGGCTGTTCTACGCCGAATGGTGGTCACTGGCGTGA
- a CDS encoding UDP-N-acetylmuramoyl-tripeptide--D-alanyl-D-alanine ligase has product MMEFTLGEIARVTGGDLVVRGAAGPDTIVSGLVDTDSRKIRPGDLFVAKPGETTDGHRFVGAAIEQGAAACIVERDVEGEVPLIIVDDAVLALGALATENIRKAREAGNLRVIAVTGSNGKTTTKTLLNEILSRLAATVAPIASFNNEVGAPVTFCRVDAGTRYLVAEMGASAPGEITRLTDMARPDVGIVLTVGLAHAGEFGGIDVTLRAKTEMVQALDESGVAVLNADDPRVSSMADKTLGRVVRFGRGDGTRATAVDVRASEVVASSDGTRFTLHVPGEAPVAVHFPVIGEHHVTNALAAAAAAHVEGVPATQIRDALESVTRAEHGRMEVVHRGAVTVINDAYNASPDSMAAALRTLAQIAEPDQRTVAVLGEMSELGPYAIEEHDRIGLLAVRLNIGQLVVVGHGARALHLGAIAQGSWDGESVHVENADAAYDLLNRELREGDLVLVKSSNAAGLMSLGDRLGELAREREVGTGAPPAASGLGTAGHGGAA; this is encoded by the coding sequence ATGATGGAATTCACGCTCGGGGAGATCGCGCGTGTCACTGGCGGCGACCTGGTGGTGCGCGGCGCTGCTGGGCCCGACACGATCGTGAGCGGTCTCGTCGACACCGACTCGCGCAAGATTCGGCCTGGCGATCTCTTCGTCGCCAAGCCGGGGGAGACGACCGATGGGCACCGCTTCGTCGGCGCCGCGATCGAGCAGGGCGCGGCGGCCTGCATCGTCGAGCGCGACGTGGAGGGCGAAGTCCCCCTCATCATCGTCGACGACGCGGTGCTGGCGCTCGGCGCCCTCGCGACCGAGAACATCCGCAAGGCGCGGGAAGCCGGCAACCTCCGTGTCATCGCCGTCACCGGGTCGAACGGGAAGACCACCACCAAGACACTCCTGAACGAGATCCTCTCGCGCCTGGCGGCGACCGTCGCCCCCATCGCGTCGTTCAACAACGAGGTCGGCGCTCCCGTCACGTTCTGCCGAGTGGACGCCGGCACGAGGTATCTCGTCGCCGAGATGGGTGCGAGCGCGCCCGGCGAGATCACCCGCTTGACCGACATGGCGCGGCCCGACGTCGGCATCGTGCTGACGGTCGGGCTTGCCCACGCCGGGGAGTTCGGCGGCATCGACGTCACGCTCCGCGCGAAGACCGAGATGGTCCAGGCCCTCGACGAATCGGGCGTCGCGGTGCTGAACGCGGACGACCCGCGCGTGAGCTCCATGGCCGACAAGACGCTCGGGCGCGTCGTGCGCTTCGGACGTGGCGACGGCACCCGCGCGACCGCCGTGGACGTTCGCGCGAGCGAGGTCGTCGCGAGCAGCGACGGCACACGCTTCACCCTGCACGTTCCGGGCGAGGCGCCCGTGGCCGTTCACTTCCCGGTCATCGGCGAGCACCACGTCACGAATGCGCTCGCCGCCGCGGCGGCGGCCCACGTGGAGGGGGTCCCCGCGACGCAGATCCGCGACGCGCTGGAGTCGGTCACGCGCGCCGAGCACGGCCGCATGGAGGTCGTGCACCGCGGGGCCGTGACCGTCATCAACGACGCGTACAACGCGAGCCCCGACTCGATGGCCGCAGCCCTCCGCACGCTCGCGCAGATCGCGGAGCCCGACCAGCGCACCGTCGCCGTGCTCGGCGAGATGAGCGAACTCGGGCCGTACGCGATCGAGGAGCACGACCGCATCGGCCTGCTCGCGGTACGACTCAACATCGGACAGCTCGTCGTCGTGGGACACGGCGCTCGCGCGCTGCATCTGGGCGCGATCGCGCAGGGCTCCTGGGACGGTGAGTCGGTGCACGTCGAGAACGCGGACGCCGCATATGATCTCCTGAACCGCGAACTGCGGGAAGGAGATCTCGTGCTCGTGAAGTCGTCGAACGCCGCTGGCCTGATGTCGCTCGGCGATCGGCTCGGAGAGCTCGCTCGCGAGCGCGAGGTCGGTACGGGTGCTCCGCCCGCAGCGTCAGGGCTCGGCACGGCCGGGCACGGGGGAGCCGCGTGA
- a CDS encoding Mur ligase family protein has protein sequence MPAASIRPLHPVARSLSELAVRFGLEEPDGVDQVEVTGVAISSFDVRAGDLFVGLCGTRTHGAAFSPQAVAAGAVAVLTDADGAKLVADAGVTVPVLVTDSPREALGEVAAWVYRTDHDEPKLFGITGTNGKTTVAYLLDALLTQLGAVTGLSTTVERRIGDERIEATLTTPEASELHALIARMREEGVHAASIEVSAQAVTRHRIDGLAFDVVGFTNLSHDHLDDYAGFDDYFAAKLALFTPECARRGVVSLDSRWGSDLVENSRIPVTTVASRADTDADWHIEVGPQSQAGTEFALRSPDGRVIASRVPIPGWFSGANAGLAIVMLVESGYDLEQIGEVLERDGGIDAYVPGRLELVSNGEGPRLYVDYGHTPDAFEQALLAMRELTEGRVIMVFGADGDRDMTKRPEMGRIAASLADVVIVTDYNPRTEDPAAIRRVLVDAARATRPDGELHEIPDERAGIRKAVELAQPGDTILIAGPGHETSTEVAGHKLAYSARDEARVALREAGWQS, from the coding sequence ATGCCCGCTGCTAGCATCCGACCGCTCCATCCGGTCGCCCGCTCCCTCTCTGAACTCGCTGTCCGATTCGGCCTCGAAGAACCCGACGGCGTCGACCAGGTCGAGGTCACCGGTGTCGCCATCTCGTCGTTTGACGTGCGCGCTGGCGACCTCTTCGTCGGCCTCTGCGGCACGCGGACGCACGGCGCTGCGTTCTCGCCGCAGGCCGTGGCTGCGGGCGCCGTGGCCGTTTTGACCGACGCGGACGGCGCGAAGCTCGTCGCCGACGCCGGCGTCACCGTACCGGTGCTCGTGACCGACTCGCCGCGGGAGGCTCTCGGCGAGGTCGCCGCATGGGTGTATCGCACCGACCACGACGAGCCGAAGCTCTTCGGCATCACCGGCACGAACGGGAAGACCACCGTCGCATACCTTCTGGACGCCCTCCTCACCCAGCTGGGGGCGGTCACGGGGCTCTCCACGACCGTCGAGCGTCGCATCGGGGATGAGCGCATCGAGGCCACCCTCACAACGCCGGAGGCCTCAGAACTGCACGCGCTGATCGCCCGCATGCGCGAGGAGGGTGTCCACGCCGCGAGCATCGAGGTGTCGGCGCAGGCCGTCACCCGCCACCGCATCGATGGGCTCGCGTTCGACGTCGTCGGCTTCACGAACCTCTCGCACGACCACCTCGACGACTACGCGGGCTTCGATGACTACTTCGCCGCCAAGCTCGCCCTGTTCACCCCCGAGTGCGCCAGGAGAGGAGTCGTCTCGCTTGACTCGCGGTGGGGGAGCGACCTGGTCGAGAACAGCCGGATCCCTGTGACGACGGTCGCCTCTCGCGCCGACACCGATGCCGACTGGCACATCGAGGTGGGTCCGCAATCGCAGGCCGGCACCGAGTTCGCGCTTCGCAGCCCCGACGGTCGCGTCATCGCGAGCCGCGTGCCCATTCCGGGCTGGTTCTCGGGCGCCAACGCCGGCCTAGCGATCGTCATGCTGGTGGAGTCGGGGTACGACCTCGAGCAGATCGGCGAGGTGCTCGAGCGTGACGGCGGGATCGACGCCTATGTGCCCGGGCGCCTCGAGCTGGTTTCCAACGGCGAGGGCCCGCGCCTCTACGTCGACTACGGGCACACACCGGACGCCTTCGAACAGGCCCTGCTCGCGATGCGGGAACTGACCGAGGGGCGCGTGATCATGGTCTTCGGTGCCGACGGAGATCGCGACATGACGAAGCGGCCGGAGATGGGGCGCATCGCTGCCAGCCTCGCCGATGTGGTCATCGTGACCGACTACAACCCGCGGACCGAGGATCCGGCAGCGATCCGTCGCGTGCTCGTCGACGCGGCGCGGGCGACGCGACCGGACGGCGAACTGCACGAGATCCCGGACGAGCGAGCCGGCATCCGAAAGGCCGTCGAACTCGCGCAGCCGGGTGACACGATCCTCATCGCCGGGCCCGGGCACGAGACGTCGACCGAGGTCGCCGGCCATAAACTCGCCTACTCGGCCCGGGATGAGGCCCGGGTGGCGTTGCGAGAGGCAGGTTGGCAATCATGA